The following proteins are encoded in a genomic region of Hoeflea phototrophica DFL-43:
- a CDS encoding cupin domain-containing protein: protein MTPQEMDKRIVRYGELKPCKTAFIDAHTPGSDQKENFTIIGGGVSESPDQHVHIGIPHGFNIGAAGQPPKCRNSLHSHRTAEVFFVFSGRWRFFWGRWGTAGEVVLEEGDIFNIPTGIFRGFENIGTDYGMIMAILGGDDAGGGVIWAPQVIEDAKDHGLVLGANGKLYDSKKGQALPDGIDPMPILSEDELKQFPEPATADVVPNFVARYWDLVALADREPAKVIGETGKLRDKPGFEVDLITRGSASETMHSHDRPSVLMPVKGHWRVDWEGGSAVLAPGDTMSVPETIAHRALPSMTGEAALYHVVSTGDPAGLTWVPK, encoded by the coding sequence ATGACACCACAAGAGATGGACAAACGGATCGTCCGGTATGGAGAGCTCAAGCCCTGCAAGACCGCTTTCATCGATGCGCATACGCCCGGATCGGATCAGAAGGAGAACTTCACCATCATCGGTGGCGGGGTTTCGGAAAGCCCCGATCAGCATGTCCATATCGGCATTCCGCATGGCTTTAACATCGGCGCGGCGGGACAACCGCCGAAATGCCGCAATTCGCTGCATTCGCACCGCACCGCGGAGGTGTTCTTCGTGTTTTCGGGCCGCTGGCGTTTCTTCTGGGGCCGCTGGGGTACCGCCGGGGAGGTGGTGCTCGAGGAAGGCGATATCTTCAACATTCCAACCGGCATCTTCCGCGGCTTTGAGAACATCGGCACCGATTACGGGATGATCATGGCGATCCTCGGCGGTGACGACGCCGGTGGCGGTGTGATCTGGGCACCACAGGTCATCGAGGACGCCAAGGATCATGGCCTGGTGCTTGGTGCCAATGGCAAGCTTTATGACAGCAAGAAGGGCCAGGCACTTCCTGACGGCATCGATCCAATGCCAATCCTGAGCGAAGACGAACTGAAGCAGTTTCCGGAACCCGCGACGGCGGATGTGGTCCCCAATTTTGTCGCCCGCTACTGGGATCTTGTGGCGCTGGCAGACCGCGAGCCCGCCAAAGTGATTGGCGAAACCGGGAAGCTGCGCGACAAACCGGGTTTCGAGGTTGATCTGATCACCCGCGGATCAGCCAGTGAGACAATGCACAGCCACGACCGGCCTTCTGTATTGATGCCGGTCAAGGGGCACTGGCGTGTCGATTGGGAGGGTGGTTCGGCAGTTTTGGCCCCTGGCGACACGATGAGTGTGCCGGAGACCATCGCCCACCGCGCGCTGCCGTCGATGACGGGCGAAGCAGCGCTTTATCATGTCGTTTCCACGGGTGATCCGGCGGGCTTGACCTGGGTCCCAAAGTGA
- a CDS encoding alpha/beta fold hydrolase has translation MAAREKLILLPGMLCDARLFTPQAEALSRTHDVEIVMIDSADSIEALADHVLERAPERFDLAGLSMGGIVAMAMAGKAPERILRLALLDTNHLADAEGRDKIRNRQIDAVGKGDMRRVVVDEMKPVYLAARNRSDQALLDLLVDMAMDLGPEVFVQQSLALRDRGDQTAALKAYTGPTLILCGEEDMLCPPERHREMAGLMRRAELRLIRDAGHISTLENPHAVNDALSSWLGAAVSPSA, from the coding sequence GTGGCTGCGCGGGAAAAACTCATTCTGTTGCCGGGTATGCTGTGCGACGCGCGGCTCTTCACGCCCCAGGCTGAGGCATTGAGCCGGACCCATGATGTGGAGATTGTCATGATCGACAGTGCCGACAGCATAGAGGCGCTGGCGGATCATGTGCTTGAGCGGGCCCCGGAACGGTTCGATCTTGCCGGGCTCTCGATGGGTGGCATTGTCGCCATGGCGATGGCCGGGAAGGCTCCGGAGCGGATCCTCCGGCTTGCTTTGCTCGATACCAACCATCTGGCGGACGCCGAAGGCCGAGACAAGATCCGCAACCGGCAAATCGATGCCGTCGGCAAGGGGGACATGCGCAGGGTCGTGGTTGATGAGATGAAACCCGTCTATCTTGCAGCGAGGAACCGGTCTGATCAGGCGCTTTTGGATCTTCTGGTGGACATGGCGATGGATCTCGGGCCCGAAGTGTTCGTGCAACAGTCGCTGGCGCTGCGCGATCGTGGCGACCAGACTGCTGCGTTGAAGGCCTATACCGGGCCTACACTGATCCTGTGTGGCGAAGAAGACATGCTGTGCCCGCCTGAGCGGCACCGGGAAATGGCCGGGCTGATGCGCAGGGCAGAGCTCAGACTGATTCGCGATGCTGGCCACATCTCGACGCTTGAAAACCCTCATGCGGTCAATGACGCGCTGAGCAGTTGGCTGGGTGCAGCTGTTTCGCCATCTGCCTGA
- a CDS encoding carbohydrate ABC transporter permease, translating into MFLFIALPIVSVFMQSLYIAHDQVVEEVETCAVFSCETELRVNAEATAQLYDEAPLGKFAGLSNYTNRSHLAFEELGAVWASSDGLGDFLGGMYNLPFYKALSFTLIYTFIVTPLVIIFGFMIAVAVNSLSSVFKGPVIFVSLLPMMVTPLIGSLILFWMIDARGILGATLQSLMGDPSLSLKASSTLTWVMLMVYGVWHSAPFAFVVFYAGLQTVPQDTLESAMIDGASRWERIRYVVLPYLMPLTLFVALIQLMDNFRVFEPIVGFNAEAHATSLSWAIYNYMNADSKLLNSAATTSMLTILGVAILLSPVLVRTWRDFNRR; encoded by the coding sequence ATGTTCCTGTTCATTGCCTTGCCAATCGTCTCGGTTTTCATGCAGTCTCTGTATATTGCCCACGATCAGGTGGTCGAGGAAGTTGAGACCTGTGCGGTCTTCAGCTGCGAAACCGAACTGCGGGTCAACGCGGAGGCCACCGCACAACTCTATGACGAGGCACCGCTGGGCAAATTTGCGGGCCTGAGCAACTACACCAACCGTTCGCATCTTGCGTTTGAGGAATTGGGTGCTGTCTGGGCGAGTTCGGATGGCTTGGGAGACTTTCTGGGTGGCATGTACAATCTGCCATTCTACAAGGCGCTGAGTTTCACGCTCATTTATACGTTCATTGTCACACCTTTGGTGATCATCTTCGGGTTCATGATCGCGGTTGCGGTCAACTCGCTGTCGAGCGTCTTCAAGGGACCGGTCATTTTCGTGTCGCTGCTGCCGATGATGGTGACGCCTTTGATCGGGTCGCTGATCCTGTTCTGGATGATCGATGCGCGCGGTATTCTTGGTGCGACGCTGCAATCCCTGATGGGTGATCCATCGCTCTCGCTCAAGGCCTCGTCGACGCTGACCTGGGTGATGCTGATGGTCTACGGCGTCTGGCACTCTGCTCCCTTCGCGTTCGTCGTGTTTTACGCCGGGCTGCAGACGGTACCGCAGGACACGCTGGAATCGGCGATGATCGATGGCGCCAGCCGCTGGGAGCGAATTCGCTACGTAGTGCTTCCCTACCTCATGCCGCTGACGCTGTTTGTCGCGCTTATACAGTTGATGGACAATTTCCGGGTGTTTGAGCCGATTGTCGGCTTCAACGCGGAGGCGCATGCCACCTCGTTGTCCTGGGCGATCTACAACTACATGAACGCGGATTCGAAGCTTCTCAATTCAGCCGCCACCACCTCCATGCTGACCATCCTCGGTGTGGCCATTCTGCTCTCGCCGGTGCTGGTGCGCACCTGGCGCGACTTTAACCGGCGCTAG
- a CDS encoding cobalamin-independent methionine synthase II family protein, translated as MTKINVTHVGSLPRTQKVVDFIFARERGESYDQADFDAAMREAVDETVAKQVAAGVDIVSDGETSKISYATYVKDRYTGFSGNSPRNAPADLKLFPSFLKRLADSGGTPTYARPMCTGDVASKGQQELGKDIANLKAAMTKHGADRGFMNAASPGVISLFLQNDHYPTREAYLAALADAMREEYETIVAAGLDLQLDCPDLALSRHMLFNDLSDAEFVKIAKSHVEALNHALENVPQDRVRVHICWGNYEGPHVCDIDMAKVFPVLMKTKSRYVLFETSNPRHGHEWTVFRDRKAEIPDEKVLVPGVVDTTTNFVEHPELVAQRLERFVPLVGADRVIAGSDCGFGTFAGYGAVDPEIAYAKLKALREGADLAAARG; from the coding sequence ATGACCAAAATCAACGTTACTCATGTCGGCTCGTTGCCACGCACTCAGAAGGTGGTCGATTTCATTTTCGCGCGCGAGCGCGGGGAGAGTTACGATCAGGCGGATTTTGACGCGGCCATGCGTGAGGCGGTGGACGAGACTGTGGCGAAACAGGTTGCCGCCGGGGTCGATATCGTCTCCGATGGCGAAACCTCGAAGATCTCCTACGCGACTTATGTAAAGGACCGCTACACTGGCTTTTCCGGCAACAGTCCCCGCAACGCACCGGCGGATCTCAAGCTGTTTCCCTCATTTCTCAAGCGCCTGGCGGATTCTGGCGGAACGCCGACCTATGCAAGACCGATGTGCACCGGTGATGTGGCATCGAAGGGCCAGCAAGAGCTTGGCAAGGACATCGCCAATCTGAAGGCGGCCATGACGAAGCACGGTGCCGATCGCGGGTTCATGAATGCTGCGTCACCTGGGGTGATTTCCCTGTTCCTGCAGAACGACCATTACCCGACGCGCGAGGCCTATCTTGCAGCTCTGGCTGACGCCATGCGTGAGGAGTATGAAACCATTGTCGCCGCCGGGCTCGATCTGCAGCTCGACTGTCCTGATCTGGCGCTGTCGCGGCACATGCTTTTCAACGATCTGAGCGACGCGGAATTTGTCAAGATTGCCAAGAGCCATGTGGAGGCGCTCAATCATGCGCTCGAAAATGTGCCGCAAGACAGGGTACGGGTGCACATCTGCTGGGGAAACTACGAAGGTCCGCATGTCTGCGACATCGATATGGCCAAGGTGTTTCCTGTCCTGATGAAGACCAAGTCACGCTATGTTCTGTTTGAGACCTCCAATCCGCGCCACGGTCATGAATGGACGGTGTTCCGCGACCGCAAGGCCGAGATTCCCGATGAAAAGGTGCTGGTGCCCGGCGTGGTCGACACCACCACCAATTTTGTCGAGCATCCGGAACTGGTGGCCCAAAGGCTTGAGCGGTTTGTGCCGCTGGTGGGTGCTGACCGGGTGATTGCCGGCTCGGATTGCGGCTTCGGCACCTTTGCCGGATATGGCGCGGTCGATCCCGAGATCGCCTATGCAAAGCTCAAGGCCTTGCGCGAGGGTGCTGATCTGGCCGCGGCCCGCGGATAA
- a CDS encoding RraA family protein, with amino-acid sequence MDQNLIDLLKRVDTPTVCNAIEVAQGKRGFDRFTRQTVLSADPQLPAICGRARTARIRAAAPPSEAAEVIRARRMAYYKYMAEALSPAITVIEDLDWPDCIGAFWGEINTTVHKGLGIAGVLTNGVMRDLGDLAPGFQVLAGSVGPSHGFVHVVDYDQPVEVFGLEIRPGDFIHADRHGAVVVPEDVLPVLSGAIAKMQASESLILDPARETGFDFAKFEEAWADFERARV; translated from the coding sequence ATGGACCAGAACCTGATTGATCTGCTCAAGCGCGTTGATACGCCAACGGTCTGCAACGCCATTGAAGTGGCGCAGGGCAAAAGGGGCTTTGACCGTTTCACCCGCCAGACCGTGCTGAGCGCGGACCCGCAGCTGCCAGCGATTTGCGGCCGCGCCAGAACCGCGCGGATTCGCGCCGCAGCGCCGCCAAGTGAAGCCGCTGAGGTGATCCGTGCCCGGCGGATGGCCTATTACAAATACATGGCCGAAGCACTGTCACCGGCGATCACTGTCATCGAGGATCTGGACTGGCCCGATTGTATTGGTGCCTTCTGGGGTGAAATCAACACAACGGTGCACAAGGGGCTCGGTATTGCCGGAGTGCTGACCAATGGCGTGATGCGCGATCTTGGCGATCTGGCGCCAGGGTTTCAGGTGTTGGCGGGTTCGGTCGGACCCAGCCATGGCTTTGTGCATGTGGTGGATTATGACCAGCCGGTTGAGGTGTTCGGGCTCGAGATCCGCCCAGGGGACTTCATCCATGCGGACCGGCACGGGGCTGTTGTGGTGCCTGAAGATGTTCTTCCCGTCCTCTCGGGCGCGATAGCAAAAATGCAGGCCAGCGAATCACTCATACTGGACCCCGCGCGTGAAACCGGGTTTGATTTTGCGAAATTCGAGGAAGCCTGGGCTGATTTCGAGCGCGCGCGTGTGTGA
- a CDS encoding ABC transporter ATP-binding protein, translating to MAGITLKNVTKRWGNFVGVENFDLEIADREFLVLLGPSGCGKTTTMRMIAGLEDVSDGEIWIGDRMVNSLEPKDRDIAMVFQSYGLYPNMTVKENIRFPLKIRKVDPATHEERVARAVAMVELEDFVDRRPAALSGGQRQRVALARAIVREPTVFLMDEPLSNLDAKLRVSTRAQIKNLQHELKTTTIYVTHDQIEAMTLADRVVVMNKGVVQQVGTPKEIYSRPNNVFVAGFMGTPAMNLIDGEIADGVFAAHNIRVPGLSKQVNGKVTLGYRAEDASLSHGDAAGEITAPIYTFELLGDASMVAVKAGQSIAAVKTDKDYKAEIGEPVSISVPAGICHLFDAETGGRLDG from the coding sequence ATGGCTGGTATCACACTCAAGAACGTCACCAAGCGCTGGGGCAATTTTGTCGGCGTCGAGAATTTCGATCTGGAAATCGCGGATCGGGAGTTCCTAGTGTTGCTGGGACCATCGGGCTGCGGCAAGACCACGACGATGCGGATGATCGCGGGTCTGGAAGATGTCAGCGATGGCGAAATCTGGATCGGCGACCGGATGGTCAACAGTCTCGAGCCCAAGGACCGGGATATCGCCATGGTGTTCCAGTCCTATGGGCTCTACCCGAACATGACGGTGAAGGAGAACATCCGGTTCCCGCTCAAGATCCGCAAGGTCGATCCGGCGACACACGAGGAGCGGGTGGCGCGGGCCGTCGCCATGGTGGAGCTCGAGGATTTCGTCGACCGCCGGCCTGCTGCGCTCTCCGGCGGGCAGCGTCAGCGGGTGGCGTTGGCGCGCGCTATCGTGCGCGAGCCCACCGTGTTCCTGATGGATGAGCCACTGTCCAATCTCGACGCCAAGCTCCGGGTTTCGACGCGTGCGCAGATCAAGAACCTGCAACATGAGCTCAAGACAACAACCATTTATGTCACCCACGACCAGATCGAGGCGATGACGCTCGCAGACCGGGTCGTGGTCATGAACAAGGGCGTTGTCCAGCAGGTCGGCACGCCCAAGGAAATCTACAGCCGCCCCAACAATGTATTTGTCGCGGGCTTCATGGGAACGCCGGCCATGAACCTGATCGACGGTGAAATCGCCGACGGGGTGTTTGCCGCGCATAACATCCGGGTGCCGGGCTTGTCAAAGCAGGTGAATGGCAAGGTTACGCTGGGCTATCGCGCGGAGGATGCGAGCCTTTCTCATGGGGATGCCGCAGGTGAAATCACCGCGCCGATCTACACGTTCGAACTGCTGGGCGATGCGTCTATGGTTGCGGTCAAGGCCGGTCAAAGCATCGCCGCCGTCAAAACGGACAAGGACTACAAGGCCGAGATCGGCGAGCCTGTTTCGATCTCCGTGCCGGCTGGGATCTGTCACCTGTTTGACGCAGAAACCGGCGGACGGCTGGACGGCTAG
- a CDS encoding SDR family NAD(P)-dependent oxidoreductase has protein sequence MQLPRTPSFRLDGRTALVFGASSGIGLGAAMALAEAGAHVICAARGAERLEEAAAAIHEAGFDAEALVLDIADIDAVKTAISALDRLDVMVNSAGTARHAPALETSPEDFDAVSMVNWKAAHFAAQASASKMIAGGRGGSIITISSQMAHVGGIDRAVYSASKHAVEGMTKSMAIEWGGEGVRVNTICPTFIRTPLTEPTFNDPARVAWIRDKIKLGRVGEIEDIMGAVLFLASDASALVTGASLLVDGGWTAG, from the coding sequence ATGCAACTCCCGCGCACCCCATCTTTCCGCCTCGATGGACGGACGGCACTGGTGTTTGGTGCCTCGTCCGGCATAGGGCTGGGAGCCGCGATGGCGTTGGCTGAAGCCGGCGCACATGTGATCTGTGCGGCAAGGGGCGCGGAACGCCTCGAGGAGGCAGCTGCCGCTATCCACGAGGCGGGTTTTGATGCTGAAGCTCTGGTGCTCGACATCGCCGATATCGACGCGGTGAAGACGGCGATTTCAGCTCTCGACCGGCTTGATGTCATGGTCAACTCGGCCGGCACTGCCCGCCACGCTCCGGCGCTTGAGACCTCGCCGGAAGACTTTGACGCGGTCTCCATGGTCAACTGGAAGGCTGCGCATTTCGCTGCCCAGGCCTCTGCATCAAAGATGATTGCCGGCGGGAGGGGTGGTTCGATCATCACCATTTCGTCACAGATGGCGCATGTCGGCGGAATCGACCGGGCGGTCTATTCCGCATCAAAACACGCGGTCGAGGGCATGACCAAATCGATGGCGATCGAATGGGGCGGAGAGGGGGTCCGGGTCAATACGATTTGCCCGACCTTCATCCGCACACCATTGACCGAGCCGACATTCAACGATCCGGCGCGCGTGGCCTGGATCAGGGACAAGATCAAGCTCGGCCGGGTGGGCGAGATTGAAGATATCATGGGTGCGGTGCTGTTTCTGGCGTCCGACGCTTCGGCGCTGGTGACCGGCGCTTCATTGCTGGTGGATGGCGGCTGGACCGCCGGATAG
- a CDS encoding nuclear transport factor 2 family protein yields MSVPGFSQRWKDFPDYIIGITKEIWEDRGVETLNRYYSKDIPVRSPMGIQTGNQSVIAATMATINEFPDRELLGEDVIWSGDETTGFLSSHRLLTTAAHTRDGAFGKATGKRWKVRVIADCAAKNDTIYDEWLVRDYGGIVRQLGMEPRDYAAGLIAREGGADNCARPFTPEIDVDGGYHGTGNDNGWGLKYEGILNRLMDKDFNLILAEYDRAVIGEYPGAVTAVSHREVTEFWVGLRSSFPNATFAIHHRIGMDADMLSPRAAIRWSLDGLHEGWGAFGEPTGAKVHVMGMSHAEFGPWGLRREYTLYDEIAIWKQILMQAGV; encoded by the coding sequence ATGAGTGTTCCAGGCTTTTCACAGCGTTGGAAGGATTTCCCTGATTACATAATCGGCATCACCAAGGAGATCTGGGAGGATCGCGGTGTCGAGACGCTGAACCGGTATTATTCCAAGGACATTCCGGTGCGTTCGCCGATGGGCATCCAGACCGGCAACCAGTCGGTGATCGCCGCGACGATGGCGACGATCAATGAGTTTCCGGACCGCGAACTGCTGGGCGAAGACGTGATCTGGTCGGGTGATGAAACCACCGGGTTCCTTTCGTCCCACCGGCTCCTGACCACGGCCGCCCACACACGAGACGGTGCATTCGGCAAAGCGACGGGCAAGCGCTGGAAGGTCAGGGTGATCGCTGACTGCGCGGCAAAGAACGACACCATCTATGACGAATGGCTGGTACGCGATTACGGCGGCATCGTCCGGCAGCTGGGCATGGAGCCGCGCGACTATGCGGCCGGCCTGATCGCCCGCGAGGGCGGGGCAGATAACTGTGCGAGGCCGTTTACACCAGAGATCGATGTCGATGGCGGGTACCACGGAACCGGCAATGACAATGGCTGGGGGCTGAAATACGAAGGCATACTTAACCGCCTGATGGACAAGGATTTCAATCTGATCCTTGCGGAGTATGACCGTGCGGTCATTGGTGAATACCCGGGCGCGGTGACGGCTGTCAGTCATCGCGAGGTGACGGAATTCTGGGTCGGACTGCGCTCATCATTTCCAAACGCAACATTTGCGATCCATCACCGTATCGGCATGGATGCCGACATGCTCAGCCCGCGCGCAGCGATCCGCTGGTCGCTTGATGGCCTGCATGAGGGTTGGGGCGCGTTTGGCGAGCCGACAGGGGCAAAGGTGCATGTGATGGGCATGAGCCATGCCGAATTCGGCCCCTGGGGCTTGCGGCGTGAATACACGCTCTACGATGAAATCGCGATCTGGAAGCAGATCCTCATGCAGGCCGGAGTTTGA
- the hisD gene encoding histidinol dehydrogenase, which yields MTIRHLKTARTASDRNDDDARVRATVETILNDIGTRGDAAVRELSKTFDSYAPASFRLSASEIEALVNRVTAREMEDIRFAQAQVRRFAEAQRASMLDIEIETMPGVVLGHKNIPVQSAGCYVPGGKFPMVASAHMSVLTASVAGVPRIIAATPPFKGEPNPAVIAAMHLGGAHEVYCLGGIQAVAAMALGTETIKPVDMLVGPGNAYVAEAKRQLFGRVGIDLFAGPTETMVIADETVDAEICATDLLGQAEHGYNSPAVLVTNSERLAQGTIAEIARLLKILPTAETASKSWEDYGEIIVCDSHEEMLDVANDIASEHVQVMTDRDDWYLENMHSYGALFLGSRTNVANGDKVIGTNHTLPTKKAGRYTGGLWVGKFLKTHSYQKITTDEAAAEIGEYCSRLCILEGFVGHAEQANVRVRRYGGRNVAYGAPALPVNEAAE from the coding sequence ATGACCATCCGGCATCTCAAAACCGCCAGGACTGCTTCGGATCGCAACGATGATGATGCGAGGGTCCGGGCCACCGTTGAAACCATCCTGAACGATATTGGAACGCGTGGTGACGCGGCCGTGCGTGAGCTGTCCAAGACGTTCGATTCCTATGCGCCTGCTTCGTTCCGGCTGAGCGCCTCGGAGATTGAAGCGCTTGTGAACCGGGTTACGGCCCGCGAGATGGAAGACATCAGGTTTGCGCAGGCGCAGGTGCGTAGATTTGCCGAAGCCCAGCGCGCCTCGATGCTCGACATCGAGATCGAAACCATGCCCGGTGTGGTTCTCGGCCACAAGAATATCCCGGTGCAGTCAGCGGGTTGCTATGTGCCCGGGGGCAAGTTTCCCATGGTGGCTTCGGCGCATATGTCGGTGCTCACGGCATCGGTTGCCGGTGTGCCGCGGATCATTGCCGCAACGCCGCCATTCAAGGGCGAGCCCAATCCCGCGGTCATCGCAGCGATGCATCTGGGCGGAGCGCATGAAGTCTATTGCCTAGGTGGTATTCAGGCGGTGGCGGCGATGGCGCTGGGCACCGAGACAATCAAGCCGGTTGATATGCTTGTCGGGCCTGGCAACGCCTATGTGGCGGAGGCCAAGCGCCAGCTCTTTGGCAGGGTCGGGATCGACCTTTTTGCAGGTCCGACGGAGACCATGGTGATTGCGGATGAAACCGTGGATGCCGAAATCTGCGCAACCGACCTGCTCGGTCAGGCCGAGCACGGCTACAATTCACCGGCGGTGCTGGTCACCAATTCGGAAAGACTGGCACAAGGGACGATTGCCGAGATTGCGCGGCTCCTGAAGATCCTGCCCACGGCCGAGACCGCATCAAAAAGCTGGGAAGACTATGGCGAGATCATCGTCTGTGACAGCCATGAAGAGATGCTCGATGTTGCCAATGATATCGCGTCAGAGCATGTGCAGGTGATGACCGACCGGGATGACTGGTATCTTGAGAACATGCATTCCTATGGCGCGCTGTTTCTTGGGTCCCGCACCAATGTCGCCAATGGCGACAAGGTGATCGGCACCAACCATACGCTGCCCACAAAGAAAGCCGGCCGCTACACCGGCGGGCTCTGGGTCGGCAAGTTCCTCAAGACCCATTCCTACCAGAAGATCACGACCGACGAGGCGGCGGCCGAGATCGGCGAGTACTGCTCGCGTCTGTGTATTCTCGAGGGCTTTGTTGGCCATGCGGAGCAGGCAAATGTGCGGGTCCGCCGCTATGGCGGACGCAATGTTGCTTACGGGGCGCCGGCGTTGCCGGTCAATGAGGCAGCCGAATAA
- a CDS encoding ester cyclase encodes MNKTTSGFEDAGFDAVEHARKSAESLAVVRRMEDALASGSNDMRAHFHDDFRWIGNYGCGTKHGVDAFRRAWQLPFRAAFSERDYRTERFMADGEWVSCFGHIDATHSGVFMGIEATGKRIKIPYIDFWLIRDGKIADNWVSVDFALVLAQLGKDVFAGEGWEAFDSNEKTPPSPSVN; translated from the coding sequence ATGAACAAGACGACGAGCGGCTTTGAAGACGCCGGTTTTGATGCGGTCGAGCACGCGCGCAAGAGTGCTGAAAGCCTCGCGGTGGTGCGACGCATGGAAGATGCGTTGGCGTCCGGATCAAACGACATGCGGGCGCACTTCCATGATGATTTCCGCTGGATCGGCAATTACGGCTGCGGCACCAAACATGGCGTCGACGCCTTTCGCCGGGCCTGGCAGCTGCCGTTCCGGGCTGCCTTTAGCGAACGGGATTACCGGACCGAACGCTTCATGGCGGACGGCGAATGGGTGTCCTGTTTCGGTCATATCGACGCGACGCATTCGGGTGTTTTCATGGGGATAGAGGCGACCGGCAAGCGCATAAAAATCCCGTATATCGATTTCTGGCTGATCCGCGACGGCAAGATTGCCGACAATTGGGTTTCGGTCGATTTCGCGCTGGTGCTGGCGCAACTGGGCAAGGACGTTTTCGCCGGGGAAGGCTGGGAGGCCTTTGACAGCAATGAGAAGACGCCCCCGTCACCTTCTGTAAACTGA
- a CDS encoding carbohydrate ABC transporter permease — protein sequence MSQVAQRRSPLLTIVSISFLVVWLIMAAFPFLWTLWGSFKVQGDFFSKADWSNAIFGVRTLAETGSTFTGAGYYGAWVQEEFWRAVLNTGIVVIFVVIISLTFGALGGYALSRSNFRYVFWLLMLALIFRAMPHITLVSGYLLPFFEWNLWGHLSTTVIVLVAINQPFTLWMLHSFFQNIPKDLDESAMVDGCTRFQAFRYAIVPVMWPGIVTTGLFSFLLAYNDFAVTALLLTKENQTMVPKIAGFLGSTQTEGNVMFAVASVVSATAPLFVLVLFFQRQIVSGLTAGAVKG from the coding sequence ATGAGCCAAGTTGCACAAAGGCGGTCGCCTCTTCTGACCATCGTCTCGATCTCGTTCCTGGTTGTCTGGCTGATCATGGCCGCATTCCCGTTCCTGTGGACCCTTTGGGGTTCGTTCAAGGTGCAGGGGGATTTTTTCTCCAAGGCGGACTGGAGCAACGCGATCTTCGGCGTTCGCACCCTGGCCGAGACCGGCAGCACCTTCACCGGAGCGGGTTATTACGGCGCCTGGGTCCAGGAGGAGTTCTGGCGTGCAGTTCTCAACACCGGCATCGTGGTGATCTTCGTCGTTATCATCTCGCTTACCTTCGGCGCGCTTGGCGGCTATGCGCTGTCGCGGTCGAACTTCCGTTATGTGTTCTGGCTCTTGATGCTGGCGCTGATCTTTCGGGCGATGCCGCATATCACGCTGGTGTCGGGCTACCTGTTGCCGTTCTTCGAATGGAACCTGTGGGGGCATCTCTCGACAACGGTGATTGTCCTGGTGGCGATCAACCAGCCGTTCACGCTGTGGATGCTGCATTCGTTTTTCCAGAACATTCCCAAGGATCTCGATGAGAGCGCGATGGTGGATGGTTGCACCCGCTTTCAGGCATTCCGCTACGCGATCGTGCCGGTGATGTGGCCGGGCATCGTGACCACCGGGCTGTTCTCGTTCCTGCTGGCCTACAATGATTTTGCAGTGACAGCGCTTTTGCTGACGAAGGAGAACCAGACCATGGTTCCCAAGATTGCGGGCTTCCTGGGATCCACCCAAACCGAGGGCAACGTCATGTTTGCCGTCGCATCCGTCGTTTCCGCAACCGCGCCGCTGTTCGTGCTGGTGCTTTTCTTTCAGCGTCAAATTGTCAGCGGACTGACCGCTGGCGCTGTGAAAGGTTGA